A genomic window from Candidatus Eisenbacteria bacterium includes:
- a CDS encoding GTP 3',8-cyclase MoaA has translation MTSCEANGKMLRYLRVSLTDRCNFRCSYCMPPQGIQKISHDEILRYHEVLWIIGVMAHRFGVRKVRVTGG, from the coding sequence ATGACGAGCTGCGAAGCCAACGGGAAGATGCTCCGATACCTCAGGGTCTCATTGACCGACCGGTGCAACTTCCGCTGCAGCTATTGCATGCCCCCCCAAGGAATCCAGAAGATCTCCCATGACGAGATCCTCCGGTATCACGAGGTGCTCTGGATCATCGGCGTCATGGCCCATCGGTTCGGCGTCAGGAAGGTGCGGGTCACCGGAGG